From the genome of Sphingopyxis sp. DBS4:
GCCTGCACCTCGGCCTTCACCTCGGCCATGCCCTTGGCGAAGGCGTCGGGGAAGAGTTCGGGGTCGAGCTTGTCCCACGGCGGCACCCCTTCATAGGGGCCGGTCCAGGGCTGGAGCAGCGGATTGGCGTCGGTGGCGGCGGCGGGCTGGGGAGCGGTCTCGGCGGCGATGGTCATTGGACTATAACCCACAAGCAGGGCGGTCGATGCAAGCAGGACCGACATGGAACGGACAAAAGGCGGCGCGCGGCGCGGCATCATCATATCTCCCCGGAAGACTGGTTTCGAGCGAAACCATATGGGAGAGCCTTAGCGCGAGGGAGGATGAGGGGGCAAGGGTTGGGGAACGGTTTCTCCCATCTGTCACCCCCGCGCAGGCGGGGGTGACGGGGGACGTTGATTCAGCCGCCGAACCCCGGTTGAACCAGCCCCGGTACATCGACGCGGAAGGTGAAGAGGCCGCCCGCGTGCGGTTGTTCCTTGCGTTCCTCGTCGGTCAGAGCCTTGCCCGAGCTCGTCACGAAGGCGGTTTTCATGTCCGCCCCGCCGAGCGCGATCATCGAGGGGCGCTGGACCGGCAATTCGACGGTCTGGAGAAGTTCCCCCGCGGGCGACAGGCGCACGACGCGCCAGCCGTCCCACAGCGCCGACCAGTAGCAACCCTCGGCGTCGACCGTGCCGCCGTCGGGACGCCCGGTGCCCATCTCGAACTGGTGGAACAGCCGCCCTTCGCCGAGCGCGCCGGTTGCGGGATCGGCCGCATAGGCGGTGAGCGCGTGGGTCGGCGTGTCGGCGTGGTAGAAAGTCCGCCCGTCGGGGCTGAATGCCGCGCCGTTGCTGGTCAGCAGCCCGCCCAGCATCACTGTCAGCGACCCGTCGGGGTCGAGGCGATAGAGGGTCGAGGCGGGATTCGTCTTGTCGCTCGTCACGCTGCCGACCCAGAAACGCCCCGCTGCGTCGACGCAGGCGTCGTTGCAGCGCTGCTCGGGGATGTCCGCCAGCATCTGCGGGCCGAAAGGGCGCGGCGGCTCGCCCCAATGGCCGATCAGCGCGCAGCCGTCCTTGAGGCCCGCGATCAGCCCGCCGCCCGCGCGGGGCGCGACACAGCCGACCGGACCATCGAGCTGCATCGTTTCGGTCCCGCCCGTCGCCGGGTCAGTGCGGTGGATGCGGTGCGCGTCGATATCGACCCAATAGAGTCGCGCCTCGGCGGCATGCCAACGCGGCGATTCGCCGAGCAGCGCGCCGGCGTCGAGAAGGAGGTCGACCATCGGCGAGGGCTTAGCGCGGGGCGCAGCGTCTGC
Proteins encoded in this window:
- a CDS encoding SMP-30/gluconolactonase/LRE family protein, whose amino-acid sequence is MVDLLLDAGALLGESPRWHAAEARLYWVDIDAHRIHRTDPATGGTETMQLDGPVGCVAPRAGGGLIAGLKDGCALIGHWGEPPRPFGPQMLADIPEQRCNDACVDAAGRFWVGSVTSDKTNPASTLYRLDPDGSLTVMLGGLLTSNGAAFSPDGRTFYHADTPTHALTAYAADPATGALGEGRLFHQFEMGTGRPDGGTVDAEGCYWSALWDGWRVVRLSPAGELLQTVELPVQRPSMIALGGADMKTAFVTSSGKALTDEERKEQPHAGGLFTFRVDVPGLVQPGFGG